One Catalinimonas alkaloidigena DNA window includes the following coding sequences:
- a CDS encoding DUF4260 domain-containing protein, which produces MKTLLRLEELTQFLFSIVVFSQLPYAWWWFPVLILAPDLSMIGYAINPRIGAYVYNLGHHKGLALALGTLGWFSGMPLAMLIGTILYGHSSLDRILGYGLKYPDDFKHTHLGNLNEKPAV; this is translated from the coding sequence ATGAAAACGCTCCTCCGCCTCGAAGAACTGACTCAGTTTCTCTTTTCTATCGTAGTCTTCAGTCAACTGCCTTACGCCTGGTGGTGGTTTCCGGTGCTGATTCTCGCGCCAGATCTCAGCATGATCGGCTATGCCATCAACCCTCGCATCGGCGCGTATGTGTATAATCTGGGGCATCACAAAGGGCTGGCGCTCGCGCTGGGAACCTTGGGCTGGTTCAGTGGCATGCCGCTCGCGATGCTGATCGGCACGATCCTCTACGGCCATTCCAGCCTGGACCGCATCTTGGGATATGGTTTGAAATACCCGGACGATTTCAAACACACCCACCTGGGCAACCTGAATGAGAAGCCTGCCGTGTAA
- a CDS encoding glycoside hydrolase family 28 protein, whose translation MKQTIFSLGLATALLAACQSTAPSQGNNEAVRDQTTDVDLYTDLPFEMDEIVVPEFPDYSVNLADFGAVGDGQTLNTDAFAKAIADVSANGGGRVVIPRGIWLTGPIVLQSHINLHTERGAVVMFSPDFDLYPLIETSFEGLSTVRCQSPLSGRGLENIALTGDGVFDGSGDAWRPVKKSKLTASHWKQLTSSGGVVNEKGDIWYPSEKALRGSQGANMNVPDANDMSEYEAIKDYLRPVMVSLVSCKNVLLDGPTFQNSPAWCLHPLMCENLTVRNLTVRNPWYSQNGDGLDVESCKNVAVYNSSFDVGDDAICIKSGKDEDGRKRGIPTENLIVKNCTVYHGHGGFVVGSEMSGGVKNVHVTDCTFLGTDVGLRFKSTRGRGGVVENIHIANIDMVDIPAEPILFNLFYGGTARTEEDASGPAQEAAAVPPVTEETPQFKDIYIKDVVCRGAGQAVLLKGLPEMNIKNVNLENIRITEAGKGILCSEADGVTMKNVVIEPKHGPVLHLENSRNVQVAGLEYPDGQEAIVQVDGTQTKNISLQNAGGPEGLTLGTQVEKAEVKMQ comes from the coding sequence ATGAAACAAACGATTTTTTCCCTCGGACTGGCTACGGCCCTGTTGGCAGCCTGTCAATCGACTGCTCCTTCGCAAGGCAACAACGAAGCCGTTCGGGACCAAACCACCGATGTCGACCTGTACACCGACCTGCCGTTCGAAATGGACGAGATCGTGGTACCGGAATTTCCTGACTACAGCGTCAACCTGGCCGATTTTGGGGCCGTGGGCGACGGGCAGACCCTCAACACCGACGCCTTTGCCAAGGCCATTGCCGACGTGTCGGCAAACGGCGGCGGGCGCGTGGTGATTCCGCGGGGCATCTGGCTGACGGGACCGATCGTGCTGCAAAGCCACATCAACCTGCACACAGAACGCGGGGCGGTGGTGATGTTCAGTCCCGATTTTGACCTCTATCCGCTGATCGAAACCAGTTTCGAAGGCCTCAGCACGGTGCGTTGCCAGTCGCCGCTGTCCGGAAGAGGGCTGGAAAACATCGCCCTGACGGGTGATGGCGTGTTCGACGGCTCGGGCGACGCGTGGCGGCCCGTCAAAAAATCGAAACTGACCGCTTCGCACTGGAAACAACTGACCTCGTCGGGTGGGGTCGTGAACGAGAAAGGCGACATCTGGTACCCGAGCGAAAAAGCGCTACGCGGCAGTCAGGGAGCCAACATGAACGTGCCCGATGCCAACGACATGTCAGAATACGAAGCGATTAAAGATTACCTGCGCCCCGTGATGGTGAGCCTGGTGAGTTGCAAAAACGTCTTGCTCGACGGCCCGACGTTCCAGAACTCGCCGGCGTGGTGCCTGCATCCGCTGATGTGCGAAAACCTGACCGTCCGCAACCTGACCGTCCGCAATCCGTGGTACTCACAGAACGGCGACGGCCTGGACGTGGAATCGTGCAAGAACGTGGCGGTCTACAACTCGAGCTTCGACGTGGGCGACGACGCCATCTGCATCAAATCCGGCAAAGACGAAGATGGGCGCAAGCGCGGCATCCCGACCGAAAACCTGATCGTGAAAAATTGCACCGTCTACCACGGACACGGTGGTTTTGTGGTGGGTAGCGAAATGTCGGGCGGCGTGAAAAACGTGCACGTGACCGACTGTACTTTCCTGGGTACCGACGTCGGGCTGCGCTTCAAAAGCACGCGGGGCCGCGGCGGCGTGGTCGAAAATATCCACATCGCGAACATCGACATGGTCGACATTCCCGCCGAACCGATCCTGTTTAACCTCTTCTACGGCGGCACGGCCCGCACCGAAGAAGACGCCTCCGGGCCCGCGCAGGAAGCCGCGGCGGTGCCTCCCGTTACGGAAGAGACGCCCCAGTTCAAAGACATTTACATCAAGGACGTGGTGTGCCGGGGTGCCGGACAGGCCGTGTTGCTGAAGGGACTGCCGGAAATGAACATCAAAAACGTGAACCTGGAAAACATCCGCATCACCGAAGCGGGCAAGGGAATTCTGTGCAGCGAGGCCGACGGCGTGACGATGAAAAACGTGGTAATCGAACCGAAACACGGCCCGGTCCTGCATTTGGAAAACAGCCGGAACGTGCAGGTCGCCGGACTCGAATATCCCGACGGGCAAGAGGCCATTGTGCAGGTGGACGGCACCCAGACCAAAAACATTTCGCTCCAAAACGCCGGTGGTCCGGAAGGCCTCACCCTCGGCACGCAGGTCGAGAAGGCAGAGGTGAAGATGCAATAG
- a CDS encoding metal-dependent hydrolase: MPSIFSHAIFAATLGKATLLHRTLSTRFWVMTALCAMLPDADVVGFAVGIPYDSLWGHRGFTHSIVFALLVGVVMAFVVFRDRRSRPLTPAGLVAYFTLVTLSHPLLDAFTSGGLGVALFAPFSGERYFAPWRPIRVSPIGADFFSARGLAVIASELVWIWLPAFALLGLSWFVRKARR, encoded by the coding sequence ATGCCTTCCATCTTCTCGCACGCCATCTTTGCCGCTACCCTGGGCAAAGCCACCCTTCTTCACCGAACGCTTTCGACCCGGTTCTGGGTCATGACCGCCCTCTGTGCCATGCTGCCCGATGCCGACGTGGTGGGGTTCGCCGTCGGCATTCCGTACGACAGCCTGTGGGGCCACCGCGGGTTTACCCATTCCATTGTTTTTGCGCTGCTGGTCGGCGTGGTGATGGCCTTCGTGGTGTTTCGGGACCGGCGTTCTAGGCCGCTGACCCCGGCAGGACTGGTCGCTTACTTTACCTTGGTTACCTTGTCGCATCCCCTGCTCGATGCCTTCACGAGCGGCGGATTGGGGGTGGCGCTGTTCGCACCGTTTTCGGGGGAGCGCTACTTCGCGCCGTGGCGGCCCATTCGGGTGTCGCCCATTGGAGCGGACTTTTTCAGCGCGCGTGGCCTGGCGGTCATTGCAAGCGAACTGGTGTGGATCTGGCTGCCCGCATTTGCGTTGCTGGGCCTTTCGTGGTTCGTGCGGAAAGCACGGCGTTAA